The genomic interval ACGCGCTTTCGCCAGGCCTTCCTCGAGGAGCTCGGCTGGCGCGGCGAGACGCGCGACTGGGAGGCGACGCTCGACGCGGAGCTCGACCGCGTCGCGGACGTCGTCGCGGCGTCCGGCTGGCGCGTGTGACGGGCGGGGCGTGTCGCGCGCGGCCACGAACGAGCGTGCCGCGCGCGACGCGGTCACGTCGCTCGACCCCGTGCGACAGCGGAGCTCGGGAAAAGGCGTCGGCCGCCAGGTTTTCGACGACGATCTTCGCTCGCTCAGCTGTCCTGCCGACCCAGCACCACGACGCACGACACCGCGCCCGGGCCGCCGACGTTGTGCGCGAGCCCGATTTCCGGATCCTTGACTTGACGCTCGCCGCAGTTGCCGCGCAGCTGCTGCACGCACTCGTAGATCATGCGCACGCCGGAGGCGCCGATCGGGTGGCCGAACGACTTGAGGCCGCCCGAGGGGTTGATCGGCAGGTCGCCGTCGACCCGCGTGCGGCCTTCCTCGACCCACTTGCCGCCCTCGCCCTTCTTCGCGAAGCCGAGGTCCTCGATGTTCGAGATCTCGGTCCAGGTGAAGCAGTCGTGCACCTCGGCGAAGTCGACGTCGGACGGCTGGATGCCGGCCTGCTCGTACGCCAGCCGCGCCGCGGCCTGCGTCGAGCGGAAGCCGACGTAGTCGAACGTCGGGTCGAAGTACGGGCGTCCGGTCGCGACCGCGAGCGCGGCGCCCTTCACCAGCACGTAGTCGTCGCGGAAGCGCTTCGCGATGTCGGCGCGGCAGAGGATCGCCGCGGCGCCGCCGTCGGTGGTCGGGCAGCAGTCGAAGAGCCCGAACGGCCACGCGATCATCGGCGCGTTCAGCACCTGCTCGACGGTGACCTCCATCTTGAGGTGCGAGAGCGGGTTGCGCGCGCCGTTCCAGTGGTTCTTGACGGCGACCTTGGCGAGCGTCTCGCGGGTCAGACCGAACTCGTGCATGTAGCGGTTCGCCGCGAGCGCAAAGAGTCCCGGCGCGGTGTTGCCCTTGGCGAGGATCTGGTGGCCGACGCGCGGGATGCCGCGCCCGGGACGGTCCTTCAGCTTCTCCGAGCCGACGACCAGCACGATGTCGTGCTGCCCCGACGCGATCGCGAGGCACGCGTTGCGGAAGGCGTCGGTGCCGGTCGCGCAGAAGTTCTCGACGCGCGTCACCGGGCGGTCGTAGAGCCGTAGCGGATCGGCGAGCGAGATCCCCGCCTTGCCGCCCTGCGCGTGCGGCAGGTACGTGCCGACGTACGCCGCGTCGATCTCGCTCGGGTCGATGTTCGCGTCCGCGTAGGCCTGGAACGCGGCCTCGCAGACCTGGTCCTCGTACGTCATGTCGTAGAGGTCGCCGAACTTCGTGCAGCCGACGCCGATCACGGCGACCTTGTCGCGAATCGAGTTCATAGCGGGCGCGCCTTCCAGAAGTAGTTGTAGTTCTCGCCACCGGCGTGCAGCCGGCGGAAGGTGAGCTCGACCGGGGCGCCGATCTTCACCTCGTCGCTCGTGCAGTCGGTCATCTGGACGTAGACGCGGCCGCCGCCTTCGAGGTCGACCACCGCCATGCCGAGCGGGTGGTCGAGGTTCGCCGCCAGATGGTCCACCGTGTAGGTGAAGATCGTGCCCTTCTTGTTGAGCTTGACGGGCTCGAGCCCCTCGCGCGCCTTGCACTGCAGGCAGACGCGCGCCATCGGGTACTGCACGAGACCGCATGCGCCGCAGCGCGTCCCGTAGAGCCGCGTGTCCTGCTGCAGCTCGCGCGCCTCGAGCACGTTGCTGACGAGCTCGACTGGCGTCTCGTCCTGGCCGAGGATGCGGCGGTACTTGAGGTACTTCTCGTAGCTCGGCAGCGCCAGCGTGCGCTCGAGCGCCTGCTCGACGCCGGGCCGCACCGAGCCCGCGCCGACGCCGTCCGTGGCGCGCAGCAGCAGCGCCTCCGCGCCCTCGCCGTACGCCGCGACGACGATGTCGTCGCCAGGCTTCGCCCGCTCGACGGCACCCGCGAGCTGCAGCAGCGGATCGGGCGAGCCGGTGACGCCGATCCGCGGGATGAGCGTCGGCACGAGACACGTCTTCGCGTCGACGCCGACCTCCTTCGCGAGCTGCTGCGCGGTGCGCGCGTCGGGCGTGCCGATCGCGAGCGCGGCGAGGTCGCCCGTGCCGACGCCCTGCTCGTTCATCACCCGCGACACGACCTCCGCCATGTCGCGCAGGTAGCCGTGCGTCACCGAGAAGCGGACGTCCTGCGTCTGCACGCCGCGGCTCTCGTTGCTGCGCCACTGGAAGGTGAACTCCTCGGCCACCGCCGCCGCGGCGACGAACTCCGCGAGCCGCGGCTTGCCGTCGACCACCACCGCGACCGCGGCGTCGCCGAGCACGCCCTCGAGGTCGCTCTCGGGCTCGGCCGGCCGGCAGTCGGACGCGACCACCAGGACGCGGCGGGCCTGCCCGCTCTGCACGGCGCGCACCGCGGCCGACAGCGCCGCGAGCCCGGCGCGCACCGAGCCCGCGAAGTCCGCGGTGATGATCGCGCGCGGCAGGTCGCACGCGGTCGCGACCACGCTCGCCACCTGCTTCTCGCGGTACGGCGACGAGGTCGAGGCGAAGAACAGCCCGTCGATCTGCAGCGGGTCGAAGTCCTCGAGGCAGCGGTGCGCGGCGGCGACGGCGAGCGTCAGCGCGTCCTCGTCGTAGAACGCGACCGCCTTCTCACCCGGCGGCTGCTTGTTGCCCCAGGCCTTGGCGAGGAGCGAGCGGTCGAGTCGCGAGCGCGGGACGTAGATCCCGATCGAGCTGATTCCCACCATGGTCGAGCGTGTCCTCGTGCGAGACGTCCGCCGGGGCGGCGGACCGGTGACCCGGAATCGCTACCATCCGCGCCCAGGCCGCGCGACCGAATCACACCCCGAAGAACTCGCGCGCGAGCGGCAGGAAGACGTCGAGCCGGTCGTGGTGCACCCAGTGCCCGGCGCCCTCGACGTTCACCACGCGCGCGTTCTGGAAGGCCTCGGCGCGGCCGTCCTTCGACGGATCGCTCGCCCAGGACTCGGTGCCGCGCACGAGCAGCGTCGGGCAGGTGATCCGCCCCCAGATGTTGCGCGCGTCGGTGACGTTGAACAGGTAGGGCGACACCGCGCGCGTGAAGTTGTCGAACTTCCAGCGGTACGAGCCGTCCTCCTCGCGCTGCGCGCCGTGGATCGTCAGGTGGCGCGCCTGCTCCTCGGTGAGGCGCGGGTTCGCCTCGCGCATGCGCGCGACGGCCTCGTCGAGGGTCGCGTAGTAGCGCGGCCGGCGACGCGCGAGCGACTGCATCTCGCGCACCCAGTGCAGCATGCGATCGGCGGCGGGCGTGTCCTTGAACGACGCGATCATGTCGGGCGACGGCCCGAGCCCCTCGATCGCGATCACCTTCGCGACCCGGTCGGGGTAGATGCCGGAGTAGTGCAGCGCGATCGAGCCGCCGAGCGAGTGCCCGATGATGTGCACCGGGAAGCGATCGATCACCTTGAGGAGCTGCGCGACGTCGAGCACGTAGTCGATCAGCGAGTAGATCGAGCCGACCGCCCACTCGGAGTCGCCGTGCCCGCGCAGGTCGGGCGCGACGACGTGGAAGTCGCGCCGCAGGTCCGCCGCGACCCAGTCCCAGCTCCGCGCGTGGTCGCGGCCACCGTGGATCAGCAACAAAAGCGGCTTGTGCTCGTTCCCCCAGTCGAGGTAGTGCAGCTTCAGGCGCTGCGAGATGTAGATGCGCGAGATCGGTCCGAGAAAGTCGGCTCCGGCTCGTTCGTCGACAGGCATGCGCCGGGGTGTATCACGGGTCGCCCGCGAGCGGCACGCTGCGTCGCCAACCGGTAAGACAACCTTCCCAGCAAGCCTCACGGCGGCGAGCAGAGCGGGCTACCGTGGCAACGCGCCACACCCCGAGCACCTCTGCACGATGAGCGAACGTCTGACACGAATGCAACGTATTAGGAGGCGGCACCTCTTTTGAGCGAGCGACCGAATCCGGCCCATCGCTTGCTCGCGCGCCGTCGGACCCCACGCCTTCCCGGGCGGCCCCAAACCGCTCACATCCGGGAAGCCGCAAGGAGCATCCTCTAATGGCCCGTATCTTCCACCGACGCCTCATTCCGTCGACGCTGGCTCTGCTTGCCGCGCCGCTGACGATCGCCCTGGTCGCGTCCGTGGCGGCCGCCGCAAAAGTGGCGGAGCCGCAGCTCGAGCGCGTCGAGATCGTCCTCGACGTCGACGCGCTGCCGCAGGCGGACCAAGAGCGCTTCGCGGACCGTCGCCAGGCGATCGCCGACGCGATCGCGACCGGCATCCCGCTGTGGCGCTCGTTCGACCCGCGGGAGGTGCTGCAGGAGTCGCTCGCGCAGCTCGCCGAGCACGGCGTCGACGTCGGCGAGACCGCGATCGTCAACTTCGACTCGCTCGAGGCCGACGTGCCCGTCGGCAAGCGCGAGGAGCTGAGCTCGCTGGGCTTCGTCCGCCGCGTGCTCTCGCCCGCGTTCGCGACGCCGTCGGGAGAGATCGACAGCGAGGGGCTCGAGGTCATCGGCTCGGACATCGCGAACGCGGCCGGTCTCACGGGCGCCGGCATCAAGGTCGCAATCATCGACTCCGAGTGGCACACCCTCAACGAGACCATCGCGGCGGGTGAGCTGCCCGCGATCCCGGTGTCGATGCAGTTCCGCATCAACGGCATCGCCACGACCATCAACAACCAGGCGGTGCACGGCGGCGGCGTGCGCGAGCACGGCACGGCGGCGGCCGAGGTGGTGCACGAGGTGGCGCCCGGCGCGACGCTGGTGCTCTACCGGCTCGACTACAACGGCAAGGGGCTGGTCACGCCGGCGGCGATCAAGCTCGCGATCCGTCACGCGGTGGACAACGGCGCGCAGGTGATCCTCGTGCCGCTGCACATCATCCGCACGATGAGCGACCCGGGCAGCACGAACCCGTTCGCCGACGACATCGTCTACGCCACCGCGGCGGGTGCGACCGTCGTCGTGCCGGCGGGCAACGAGGCGCTGCGTCACTACGAGGCGCGGTTCACGCCGTGCACGTTCTGCAAGAAGGACGACTTCTGCAATACGGCGAACGACGACTCCTCGTACCACGTCTTCGACGGTGAGTCGCCGATCAACGACATCATCCTCGACGCCGACTGGGAGGACTGGGTCTACGCGTCCGAGAGCTTCAACCAGGTGCGCATCACCTGCTACAGCGCGACCGACTCGCCCAACGCGAACAACTTCCGGATGCAGCTGCTGCGCTTCCGCGAGCGCTTCGACGCGCAGGATCCGCCCGACTACCCCTACTGTCCGAGCGATGCCGGCGTCTCGATCGTCCCCGGGACGGACGTGGCGCTCGGCGACTCCTTTTCCAAGGAGCTGCCGGTCGAGACCGATTCGTTCTACGACTACTACTTCATCGCCGTGAAGCGGATGAAGGACGCCGGCAACGAGCGGCCGAACTTCCGCATCAACTGCACGGTGGGCGCGGGCGAGTTCACCTACTTCACCTCCGAGAAGAGCTTGAACGACCTGGCGGTGGTCAACGAGACCATCGCCGTCGCCGCCGGCGGCTTCCCGGGCTTCGACGTCCTCCTCGAGACCAGCTCGTGGGGTCCGACGTCCGATCCCAACGGCCCGATGAAGCCCGACCTGACCGCGCCGGGCGAGGTGCTGAACTTCGCGACCACGGAGAAGGAGTTCGCCTTCCTCGGAACGTTCAACGGCACGTCGGCCGCAGCGGCGCACGTCGCCGGCGTGGTGGCGCTGCTGCAGTCGCACCGGATCGAGCGCGGGCTCGCGCCGTTCACGCCGGCGCAGGTGAAGCTGATCCTCGCCGGGTCGGCGATCGAGCTCGACGACGGCGATCCGGACCTGGCGGGCCCCGACCCGTACTACGGCTGGGGCCTCGTGCAGGTGCCCGCGGCGATCCTGCCCGGCGTCCCCGGCGACGGCACGCGCGACGACTGGGACGGCGACGGCATCGCCGACCGTGCGACCTACGTCGCCGCGACCGGCACCTTGGCGTGGACCGGCTCGACCGGGGCGTCGGGCTCGCTGCAGGGCTTCGGTGGCCCGGAGTGGCGTGCGGTCCCGGCCGACTACGACGGCGACGCCAAGGCCGACGCCGCGGTCTACAACACCCAGAACGGCAACTGGATCTTCGAGGGCTCGGCCGGTGCGATCGCGCCGTTGAACGGCTTCGGCGGCGCCGGCTTCCTCCCGACGGTCTGTGACTGGGACGGTGACGGCATCGCCGATCCGGGCGTCTACGAGAAGGCGACCGGCAACTGGAAGTACCAGGGCTCGACCAGCGGGCTCGTGCAGATCAACGGCTTCGGTGGCCCCGGCCGCTTGCCGATCCCCGGCGACTGGGACGGTGACGGCCGCTGCGACCCCGCGACCTACCAGAAGGAAGGCAGCTTCTGGTCGTACCGCGGCAGCACCGAGGGTGACGTCACCTTCAAGTTCGGCGGTGCGGGCGCCGGCCGCTTCCGCCCCGTGCCCGCCGACTACGACGGCGACGGTCGCATGGACGCGGCGCTCTACCAGAAGAAGAAGGGCCGCTGGCGTCTGCGGATGTCGAGCTTCGGCGGCGTCGTGGAGGCGTTCAACGGCTTCGGTGGCGCTGGCTTCGTCGCCGTGCCGGCGGACTTCGACGCCGACGGCAAGATGGATCCCGCCATCTTCCGCAAGCTGAACAACAACTGGCGCTACCGGAGCTCGAAGACGGGCGAGTTCCTCGGGCTCGGCCAGTTCGGCGGCCAGGGCGTCCAGCCCATCACCGGCTGGCGTCCGTAGCGGAAAGACGTCGTCCCGCGCGCGACCGGCTACCGCGTCGCGCGCGGGACCACGCCGTCGACCAACCGGAAGCGTGCGGGGTCGGCGGGCACCGCTTCGAGCAGGAAGAGCATCTCGACCTGCTCGTCACACGCGCTCTCGAGCAGCACGAACGGCAGCCCGTAGTCGGCGATCAGCGACTCGAGCTGTGCACGCAGCGAGTCGTGCGTCCAGACGTGGAAATGGGTGTCGTAGCTGTCCTCGAGAATGCGCCAGCCGAGCTCGATCGCCGAGCGCGCGTCGAGCGACGCGTGCATGTTGAGGTTACACTCGGCGACGTGCGCGAGGTCGGACAGGCGCTTCATCTCCGTCCCTGCGCTCGCGAAGTCCCACAGCAGGTGGTCGAGGCTCGTGAGCGGCCGTCCGCGGTCGAAGGTGTAGCGGGCGTCGGGCACGATGCAGAGCGCGAGCCCGCCGGGCTTCAGCACGCGGTGCCACGCGAGCAGCGCACGGATCGGGTCGTGCGCGTGCTCGAGCAGATGGCAGGCGATCACGAAGTCGTACGCGTGGTCCGGCAGCAGGTCGAGCGTCATCGTGTCGCACACGACGTCGGGCCTTCGGATGCGCTCGGGCGGGACGTCCGGGTTGTGCGCGCACAGCTTCTCGTAGTCGAACTTGTCGACGTAGCGGGCGCGAGCGCCGCGCGGCAGCCAGAGCGGGCTCGCCAGCGCGCCGATCTCGACGCCTTCGCCCCGCAGCCGCCGCGCGAACTTCGCGCGCAGGTTGTCGGCCACGTCGCCGCCCGTCCCGGACGCGCTCTCCGCGCCACTCGAACGTCCGCGACGCAAGCTCCGCAAGGCGTTCGCCAGCAAGGACATCCGCGGCGGAGAACCGCCATGCGAGCCGTCGGATGTCAACCGTTGCCCACGCGCGACGCGGGGCGCGCGATCGCCGTTGCCTTCTCCGCCCGCGATCAGCATACAAGAATTTGCATTGCCGGACGGAGGTCGCGTGGAAGCGGCTCACGACGGCAATAGGGTTCGCCATGTCGCCCATGACGCTCGTGCGCTCGGCACTGTCGCGGCTGCGGAACGGTCGGCCGTTCTCGCACCTGCTCGCTCGGTACGCGCCGCTTGCAGCGTCCCACTTCGGCGCGGAGGCGCCCTACCCGTTCGTGCGACGCGACGACATCCGCCTGCGTCATTCGGCGTCCTACCTGCTCGCGGGCACGACCGGCATCGAGATCGGCGCCGGTCCGTACCCGTCGCTGCTGCCGCCGGGCGTGCGCTGCGAGTACTACGACACGCGCGACGCCGCCGGTCTCGCGCAGTACTTCGCCGGCGCGGCGACGCCGCCGACCCGCCACGTCGACGAGATCTCCGCGCGCTTTCCGGACGGCGTCGACTTTCTGATCGCGCACAACGTGCTCGAGCACACCCCGGACCCGATCGGGACGCTGCTCGCGTGGCTTCGCTGGCTCAGGCGCGACGGCGTCGCGATCCTGTCGCTGCCGCACCGCCTGGTGTGCGCGGGCGACGCGCTCCGACCTGCCACGACGATCGAGCACGTGCTGCTCGACTACGCGCTCGGCGAGCAATCGACCTCGCTCGGCTCGCGCGAGCACTTCATCGCCGGCTGCGTCGGCTGGGCCGCGCACTGGCCGGAGATGTCCAAGAACGAGTTCGCCGAAGGCATCCTGCGCGCCTCGACCGGAGCCGAGATCGAGCACCACTTCCACGTCTTCGACGACGTGCTGACGGAGAAGACGGTGCAGGCGGCGCTCTGGCTTCGCGGCGCGGGCCGCATCCTCGCCCTCACCTCGCCCTACACCGATCCCGCGACCGACGGCGACATCATCGTCGTGATCGGCGAGAGCGGTGCGCCCGTCGCGCCGCCCGAGCTCGATGACGTCCGCGCGCTGCTGCAGTCGGCGCTCGACCGGCTCGGGCGAGGAGGCGAGCAATCGTGATCTTGACACGACGTCGGCGCGCTTCTCTGCTGGCCCGGGTGAGCGCGCGCGAACCGATGGCCGAGCCGGAGCCCGCGGTGCGGATCGTCGACCGCGAGGACTATCGCGCGGCGCGGGTCGCGTTCCTGCGTCGGCTGATCGACCCGGCGAGCGCGCGCGGGCTCGAGATCGGCGCGTTCGACCTACCGACCGTCCTACCCGAGCACGGCGCGTGCGAGTTCGCCGACTGGCGCTCGACCGACGAGCTGGTCGCGATGTTCGCGGTGCCGCGCGAGACCATCGCGCCGATCACCCACGTCGTCGCCCGCGGACGCGCGCTCTCCGAGCAGATCACGACGCGCTACGACTACGTGATCGCCTGTCACGTCCTCGAGCACACGCCGGATCCGATCGCGTTCCTCGGCGACGCCGGTCGTCTCGTCCGTCCGGGCGGCATCGTCTTTCTCGCCGTCCCCGACAAGCGCCGGACGGCGGACGCCGGGCGCCCCTCGACGACGCTCGACGAGCTCCTCGAGCGTCACCACGCCGGCGTCACGGAGCCGCCGCTCGCGCAGATCATGCAGTTCGCGCGCGCCTGGCTGCCGGGCTTCGACCGCTGCTCGCTTCGCGAGCTGCACGACTTCGCGGTGCGCAACCTCGCGAGCGGGCTCGCCGATCCGCACTGCAACGTCTGGCAGGACGAGGAGCTGTTTGCGCAGCTCGAAGAGCTGATCGCGAACGGCTTCCTGCCCGACCTCGAGCTCGCCGCCTGCGGCCCCAACGACCCGGCGTTCAACGAGTTCCACGTCGCGCTGCGCCGCAAGGCGGCCTAGCGCTTGCGCAGCCGCATCTCCCACCCGGCCGGCGGGATCGGGATCCGCACCACGCTGCCCGGCGGCGCGTCCTCGTAGCGCTCGACCTGGTCGGCGAAGCGCAGGTCCGGACGCGCCTTGACGCGCCAGTCGAGCGGCATGCCGACCAGCACGAGCACCGCGAGCGCGACGCGCGCGACCCAGCGCGCGCCGCGCCACGGATCGGCGCACGCCGACCGCAGCACGACGGCGAGGAACGCGACCGTCGGGATCACCCAGTAGCGGATGCCGACGTCGCGCCACTGCAGCGCCTGCCAGCGCGGCGCGGCGTCGACCGCGGGCGAGGTCAGCGCTGCGCCGAGCACGAGCACGCCGAACACGATCAGCAGGCGCAGCGCGAAGCTCGAGGTGACGACGAACGCGCGCGCCACGGCGAGCACGCAGACGACGCCGAGCGCCGGCAGCAGCGGCCCCGGATCGCCCTGACCGAGGAACAGCCGACCGTGCACCGGCGCGCCGGCGAGTCCGCCGACGACGATGTGCCCGCCGACGATGCCGAAGAAGCGCCGCACCGTCGGCTCGAGCGGCGTCGCGAACCGACCGCCGCCGTCGGCGGTGAGAAACGCGACCGTCTGCACCACCGCCGTGGCGGCCACCGTCGCGAGCACGACGAGTCGCCACGTGCTGCGCTCGCGCCACCACACCGCGATCGCGACCGGCACGAGAAAGACGTAGGTCGGCCCGCTGAGCCCACCGACGATCAGCAGCAGGAGGTCGCACGCCGCCCACGCACGGCGCCGCGGCGCGTCCGCGACGACGATCAGGAAGCCCAGGATCGCGAGGTGCGTCTGCACGTTGGTGACGTTGCTCTGCACCTCGAAGGAGTTCGGGAGGCCGATCAGGATCAGCGCCGCGAGCGCGCGCAGGCGCCAGTCCGGGATCGCGCCCGCGAGCCGCGACGACAGCAGGTAGAGCGGCGGCAGCGCTTGCCCGACGATCGCCGCGACGTTGAACACGAGCGGCGCGGCGCGCAGCCCGACGGCGACACCCGCTGCCGCCGTCAAGCGCGAAAACGTCTGGAAGTATCCCGCCGCCGGCTCGAGCAGCGCGACCAGCGGACCGCGGTTGTGCGCCGCGGCGAACCAGAGCCTGCCGTCCTCGGCCCAGAACTGCGGATTGGTGAGCGCGTCGGGACGTCGCGAAACGATCAGCGCGAGGACGATCGAGACGCTGCCGCAGATCGTCGCCGCGCGCTTCATCAGCGGCCCAGCAGCTCGCGCAGCTTCGGGATGCCGTCCAGCATCGGCATCGGATCGAGCTCGAAGATCGTCACCCCGTCCTCCGCATAGCGCAGCCTCGCGTAGCGCGACGCGGCGATGCGCTCCGCGTCCGCCGGATCCCCCCGCGCTCCGAGGTAGAAGTAGCGCACGCCGCGGAGCAGAAGGAAGCGCATCGCCTCGTCGTCGTCTCGCGTCGTCTGCACGCGCAGCACGCGCTTCGACACCTCGCGCCCCCAGTTCGACATCCGCGGCGAGAGGCTCGACAGCATCGAGCCCGCGGTCGTGCGCCGATTCGTGAGATAGGGGATCCAGTAGCCGGCGTCGGTGCCGTGCGGAAAGCCGGGCAGCCAGAACATCGTCCGCACCGCGAACATGGCGTCGGGCGGCGTGTTCTCGCGGATCCACGCCATCGCGCGCAGGTCGGCGGGCGTGACGAAGAAGCGGTGCGGCTCGAGCTGCGTCACCCGGTCGCGCGCGCCGAGCGCGCCGAGGACGAGAAACAGAAGCAGCACGGCCCTCCGTACCGTCGCTCCGGCGCGCAGCCAGCCGAGCAGCTCGTGCACGCCGGTCGCGACCAGCAGCGAGGCCGGCAGGTAGAGCGCGATCAGCACCGCGCCGACGTTCGTGAACTGGAGAAACGGCACCCGCAGCCGGTGCGCCTCGCCGAGCGCGAGCAGCGCCACCACCCACACGACCGTCAAGCACGCGAGCGTGCTGCGCCGCACGACCGCGACCGCCGCGAGCGCGAGCACGACGGCGATCGTCGCCGGCCCCGCGAACAGGTAGGCGATGCTCTCGACGGAGAACGAGAAGTACTCGGGATCGCCGGTCAGCCGGTCGCCGTCGGGCGCGGCGATGCCGCCGCGGAACTGCGCCGCCGCCCAGTGTCCGGCGACGTAGCCGTGCACCGCGCGCACCATCCCCGGCGCCGCGAGCGCGCCCGCCGCGAGCGCCAGCAGCGCGGCGACGAGCAGCAGCCGGTGTCGCGCCTGCGGCGCCGCGCGCACGCGCCAGAGCTCGGCCGCGAAGGTTGCGGCGAGAAGCGGCACCAGGAAGAGCGCGACCCGGAAGTGCAGGAGGAAGACGCCCGCGACCAGCAGGCAGGCGTGCAGCGCCGTCGCGAAGAGCGAGGCGGGCGCGCGCGCGGCGTCACCGCTGGTCGCGTCGCCTTCGGACGCGTCGCCGCTGGACGCGCCGCCCGCTGCGGCGCGCAGCGCGTCCCAGGCGACGAGCCACGCCGGCAGCACGATCGTCTGCGCGGCGAGCTGCGTGAACCGTCCCCAGTTCACGTAGAACGCCGGCTGGTGCGAGACGAGGCCCGCGCACACCGCGCCGATCACCGCCGGCACGCGGCCGACGCGGCGGTCGAGCACGAGGTAGACGCCGAGCCCGCAGAGACCGTTCAGGACCTGCGCGAGCCACAGCGTCGCGGTGTGCGCCGGCACGTCGGCGAGGAGCTGCAGCGTCCCGGTGAGGGCGTAGAGACCGAGG from Candidatus Binatia bacterium carries:
- a CDS encoding OB-fold domain-containing protein, translating into MVGISSIGIYVPRSRLDRSLLAKAWGNKQPPGEKAVAFYDEDALTLAVAAAHRCLEDFDPLQIDGLFFASTSSPYREKQVASVVATACDLPRAIITADFAGSVRAGLAALSAAVRAVQSGQARRVLVVASDCRPAEPESDLEGVLGDAAVAVVVDGKPRLAEFVAAAAVAEEFTFQWRSNESRGVQTQDVRFSVTHGYLRDMAEVVSRVMNEQGVGTGDLAALAIGTPDARTAQQLAKEVGVDAKTCLVPTLIPRIGVTGSPDPLLQLAGAVERAKPGDDIVVAAYGEGAEALLLRATDGVGAGSVRPGVEQALERTLALPSYEKYLKYRRILGQDETPVELVSNVLEARELQQDTRLYGTRCGACGLVQYPMARVCLQCKAREGLEPVKLNKKGTIFTYTVDHLAANLDHPLGMAVVDLEGGGRVYVQMTDCTSDEVKIGAPVELTFRRLHAGGENYNYFWKARPL
- a CDS encoding alpha/beta hydrolase, which gives rise to MPVDERAGADFLGPISRIYISQRLKLHYLDWGNEHKPLLLLIHGGRDHARSWDWVAADLRRDFHVVAPDLRGHGDSEWAVGSIYSLIDYVLDVAQLLKVIDRFPVHIIGHSLGGSIALHYSGIYPDRVAKVIAIEGLGPSPDMIASFKDTPAADRMLHWVREMQSLARRRPRYYATLDEAVARMREANPRLTEEQARHLTIHGAQREEDGSYRWKFDNFTRAVSPYLFNVTDARNIWGRITCPTLLVRGTESWASDPSKDGRAEAFQNARVVNVEGAGHWVHHDRLDVFLPLAREFFGV
- a CDS encoding methyltransferase domain-containing protein; this encodes MLIAGGEGNGDRAPRVARGQRLTSDGSHGGSPPRMSLLANALRSLRRGRSSGAESASGTGGDVADNLRAKFARRLRGEGVEIGALASPLWLPRGARARYVDKFDYEKLCAHNPDVPPERIRRPDVVCDTMTLDLLPDHAYDFVIACHLLEHAHDPIRALLAWHRVLKPGGLALCIVPDARYTFDRGRPLTSLDHLLWDFASAGTEMKRLSDLAHVAECNLNMHASLDARSAIELGWRILEDSYDTHFHVWTHDSLRAQLESLIADYGLPFVLLESACDEQVEMLFLLEAVPADPARFRLVDGVVPRATR
- a CDS encoding acetyl-CoA acetyltransferase → MNSIRDKVAVIGVGCTKFGDLYDMTYEDQVCEAAFQAYADANIDPSEIDAAYVGTYLPHAQGGKAGISLADPLRLYDRPVTRVENFCATGTDAFRNACLAIASGQHDIVLVVGSEKLKDRPGRGIPRVGHQILAKGNTAPGLFALAANRYMHEFGLTRETLAKVAVKNHWNGARNPLSHLKMEVTVEQVLNAPMIAWPFGLFDCCPTTDGGAAAILCRADIAKRFRDDYVLVKGAALAVATGRPYFDPTFDYVGFRSTQAAARLAYEQAGIQPSDVDFAEVHDCFTWTEISNIEDLGFAKKGEGGKWVEEGRTRVDGDLPINPSGGLKSFGHPIGASGVRMIYECVQQLRGNCGERQVKDPEIGLAHNVGGPGAVSCVVVLGRQDS
- a CDS encoding methyltransferase domain-containing protein — protein: MAEPEPAVRIVDREDYRAARVAFLRRLIDPASARGLEIGAFDLPTVLPEHGACEFADWRSTDELVAMFAVPRETIAPITHVVARGRALSEQITTRYDYVIACHVLEHTPDPIAFLGDAGRLVRPGGIVFLAVPDKRRTADAGRPSTTLDELLERHHAGVTEPPLAQIMQFARAWLPGFDRCSLRELHDFAVRNLASGLADPHCNVWQDEELFAQLEELIANGFLPDLELAACGPNDPAFNEFHVALRRKAA
- a CDS encoding S8 family serine peptidase — its product is MARIFHRRLIPSTLALLAAPLTIALVASVAAAAKVAEPQLERVEIVLDVDALPQADQERFADRRQAIADAIATGIPLWRSFDPREVLQESLAQLAEHGVDVGETAIVNFDSLEADVPVGKREELSSLGFVRRVLSPAFATPSGEIDSEGLEVIGSDIANAAGLTGAGIKVAIIDSEWHTLNETIAAGELPAIPVSMQFRINGIATTINNQAVHGGGVREHGTAAAEVVHEVAPGATLVLYRLDYNGKGLVTPAAIKLAIRHAVDNGAQVILVPLHIIRTMSDPGSTNPFADDIVYATAAGATVVVPAGNEALRHYEARFTPCTFCKKDDFCNTANDDSSYHVFDGESPINDIILDADWEDWVYASESFNQVRITCYSATDSPNANNFRMQLLRFRERFDAQDPPDYPYCPSDAGVSIVPGTDVALGDSFSKELPVETDSFYDYYFIAVKRMKDAGNERPNFRINCTVGAGEFTYFTSEKSLNDLAVVNETIAVAAGGFPGFDVLLETSSWGPTSDPNGPMKPDLTAPGEVLNFATTEKEFAFLGTFNGTSAAAAHVAGVVALLQSHRIERGLAPFTPAQVKLILAGSAIELDDGDPDLAGPDPYYGWGLVQVPAAILPGVPGDGTRDDWDGDGIADRATYVAATGTLAWTGSTGASGSLQGFGGPEWRAVPADYDGDAKADAAVYNTQNGNWIFEGSAGAIAPLNGFGGAGFLPTVCDWDGDGIADPGVYEKATGNWKYQGSTSGLVQINGFGGPGRLPIPGDWDGDGRCDPATYQKEGSFWSYRGSTEGDVTFKFGGAGAGRFRPVPADYDGDGRMDAALYQKKKGRWRLRMSSFGGVVEAFNGFGGAGFVAVPADFDADGKMDPAIFRKLNNNWRYRSSKTGEFLGLGQFGGQGVQPITGWRP